The genomic interval CCGGGGGAGGGGGACTTTGGGGGGTTCCTATTgtttcctcctctgccaAACCCTTGGCGACTGTTGAGAGTAGGTTAGCACAGGAAAGAGAATAGAAGAAACCAAAAGATAGGAAAAAAAGGGGCAAAAgtgggagaaagaggagtGCAGTGCCCGAAACAGGGTTACTTGTGTTTGCCGTTGCGGGCGACCAGCATGGAGTGAGGGGGAAATAGGGCCCAAAAGGAGAGTGAGCCGGGAAATACAGCCGCATCACACTTACACGCTCTGCAGGAAGTTCGCCATTGTGAACCAAGAAGGGTAGATGTAGAGAGAAGACGCGAGGAgcaaggaggaagaggaagaagcacCCGCGATAGAAGAACACCTCCTGATTGTGATTGTTTGCTGGTCTGGCCCAATCGGATAAGCTGTGGTGGCCCCGGGTGGATTATCCTTTTTTCCGCGCGGAATCTCGTTCACCTATTGATTCATTCACTCATTCACTCCGTGATTCACTCTCGATCTCATTGTTATATTCTCTTTCGACTCCTCCACTTAtattctccctctctcccttcttccttccctcccctccctcccccctcaacctcttcctcactcTCATCGCTCCACACATAATGTCGTCCTctgatgaggatgcggtTCGACGCCCTGGCCGCGGTGCCGCGCCCAATGGCCGACAGACTCCCCCAGAAAGCGATGCCGAAAACAACCCCCTGGACCagatggacgaggatgacgacgccgATCTTTTTGGCTCGGACGGAGAGGACGGCGGACTGGACAATCTCGAGTATGGGAGCGCAACTTCTCTCGGCTGGACGCGCACAATACTGACCAGCCTCTTAGCAATGATCGCGGCTTAGACGATGAGCAACTGGACTCGGGTGACGATGAGGGCCGTTCCGACCGCCGCAATGACCGCATGGATGAGGCCGGGGACGAGGATTTCGGAACTGTCAACATTATGGACGTGGGTCTTGCACGGCCACCGGTGCCAGTGACCAACGATGGCCAGGTCTACACGATGCGCATTCCAGAATTTCTATCAGTCGAGAACGAAGAGTTCAGCCCAGAGACCTACGTCGCGCCGCCCTATTCGACCGCTGCGACATCTCTTTGCTGGCGGGAAGACCCCGACGACGAGTCCCTGCTGCAATCAAATGCGCGCATGATCCGATGGGAGGATGGCTCCGTGACGCTTCAgctggcatcttcaccactTGAGCAATACCGCATCGCTTCCAAACCCCTTGCACCCCTCACCAAATCCGGCGAGTATGACACGAAGCTGGACTCTCACGTTTACCTCGGAGCGGCGGTGGAAACGGCATCGGTTTTTCGACTAACCTCGCACGTCACACATGGTCTGACTGTTCTTCCAACTGCCCTGGAGACAGATGATGCTGTCCAGAAGCTCCAGGAATCGCTCGCTATTGCAGCCCGTGGCAAGAAGCAGACTGCTGATGGCTCGGTGCCTCTGATCGATGTCAAGGAAGATCCTGAACTGGCTCAGCGGCGCGCGGAACAGGCAGAGAGAGATGCGATGAAAGCGGAACGTCGCCGGCAGCAACTTGCGGACCGCGAGGCAGACCGTGGTCGTCGCGGTGGCGCGCGCTCTGTGCCATCCGGCCTCAGCATCGGCCACCTCGAAGCTGGCGATGGCATGCTTACCACGCGCCCTCGTGCCAAGAAGCCACGCCGCACCAACCGCCATGGTGAGATCTActcggacgacgacgacgactaCGGGCGCGGTCCACGAACTAGGGAGGATGAGtacgacgaagatgacgggTTCCTGGTTGGGAGCGACGAGGACATtgaggaggacggcgatga from Penicillium psychrofluorescens genome assembly, chromosome: 5 carries:
- a CDS encoding uncharacterized protein (ID:PFLUO_007787-T1.cds;~source:funannotate), which encodes MSSSDEDAVRRPGRGAAPNGRQTPPESDAENNPLDQMDEDDDADLFGSDGEDGGLDNLDNDRGLDDEQLDSGDDEGRSDRRNDRMDEAGDEDFGTVNIMDVGLARPPVPVTNDGQVYTMRIPEFLSVENEEFSPETYVAPPYSTAATSLCWREDPDDESLLQSNARMIRWEDGSVTLQLASSPLEQYRIASKPLAPLTKSGEYDTKLDSHVYLGAAVETASVFRLTSHVTHGLTVLPTALETDDAVQKLQESLAIAARGKKQTADGSVPLIDVKEDPELAQRRAEQAERDAMKAERRRQQLADREADRGRRGGARSVPSGLSIGHLEAGDGMLTTRPRAKKPRRTNRHGEIYSDDDDDYGRGPRTREDEYDEDDGFLVGSDEDIEEDGDDDEEEVLEDDDMDAEGEADDEVPAPTKAAPKRSEKRTPDVEAPKEGTPPARKKRYVVDDDEDE